The nucleotide window GATGCACCATAACCTTTGCCTTAGGATGGAATTTTTTCTCTCTTTTTAAATCCTCAGGGAGAATTTTAATATGTGTAGGACAGAAACCATGCCAGGTAATTAATTTTCTGCCGCTTTTTTTGGAAACATAGTCAGCTAAATATTTATCGGGAACAAAAATTATTTCTTTTTTATCGGCAAGCGCATTCACTACTGTTACTGCGTTGGTTGAGGTACAACAATAGTCCAACTCCGCTTTGACCGCAGCTGAAGTATTTACATAACCTACGACCACTGCCTGGGGATGTTGGCTTTTAAGTTTCCTTAAATCCTCAGCGCTCATCATGTTGGCCATCGGACAACCTGCGGATATGTCCGGCATAATCACTAATTTATCTGGTGAAAGGATAAAAGCGGTTTCGGCCATAAAATAAACTCCACAAAAAACAATTACTTTGGCTTCTGTTTTTGCGGCCATACGGGAAAGCTCTAGAGAGTCTCCGCGGAAATCCGCAATATCCTGCACTTCAGGCAGCTGATAGTTATGAGCAAGAATTATAGCATCGCGCTTTTTCTTTAATTCCTTGATCTTTGCAACTAATTCCCTGTCTTCTTTAATCATCTATTTAATAACCTTTTGGATTATCCCCCCGCCTAAAATTGTATCTTTGTCATAGAAAACTGCAGATTGGCCGGGCGTTATGGCAAACTGCGGTTTTCTAAAAATTATCTTAAACTTATCTTTGACCGGATAGACAACTGCCGGGATTTCTTTATGATTATAGCGTATCCTTACCTTTATCTCAACCTTCTTTTTAAAAGGCTTACCTAAAAAATTCCATTCTTTAATGATAAATTCGTTTCCATAAGCATCCTGACGCTCTCCTACGGTAACCCGGTTATTTTTAGCATTAATTTGCGTTACATATAAAGGATACCCCTTGGCAATCCCCAATCCCTGTCGTTGGCCTACGGTATAAAATGGTATTCCCTGATGTAATCCAAGAATATTACCATCCTTATCCACCAAATCACCCGGCTTAACATTATTGAAACCTTTAGATTTAATCAAATCTCCGGGTTTTCCTTCAGGTAAAAAACAAATCTCCTGGCTATCCTGTTTTTCTGCCACATTGAGCTCAAAATCAGCTGCAATATCGCGTACTTTAGATTTAGTAAAATTGCCCAGAGGAAAAATTATGTGTTTAAGCTGATCTTGACTTAACCGATATAAAAAATAGGATTGGTCTTTTTTAAGATCTTTGGCTTTTTTAAGCAAATAGCCCTGTTTTGATTTTGTGATCCTGGCATAATGGCCGGTGGCTAAAAATTTGGCCCCCAGGTTAAGCGCTTTCTTAAGTAAAATACCGAATTTTATAAACTGATTGCATCTAACGCAGGGATTAGGGGTCCTGCCATTTAAATATTCCTGATAAAAATCCTGGATTACATCGCGAGAGAAATCTTTATCTAAATTTATAACATAATGCCTAATCCCCAGCTTTTGACAAACCCGCCGGGCATCCTCAATCCCGGTTAAACCGCAACAACTGGGTTTCTTGGTCTCTAACTCAAAAGAGTTACCGCCGAAGGCGGGTCCGCCTGCGGCGGAAAAACACATAGTCAGGCCAACTACTTCGTGGCCTTGCTTCTTTAGCAAAGCTGCCGCTACCGAAGAATCTACCCCACCACTCATGGCTACTGCTACAAACTTTTTCATAATTTTTATTATAGCAAAGAATAAAGGGGACGGTTCTATTTTTTTAGATTTAATTTAAAAATAGAACCGTCCCCTTGATTTATTCCTTCTAGGTTATAACTTCACTACTTTAGTAGCTTGTTCACCTTTAGGACCTTTTTCAATCTCAAACTCGACCTCCTGGCCCTCCTCTAAGGTCTTATAGCCTTCACCCTGGATCGCGGTGTGATGCACAAACACATCAGCGCCATTCTCAGGAGTAATAAAACCATATCCCTTTTGATTGGAAAACCACTTTACTTTACCCTTTGCCATTTTCTTTACTTCCTCCTTTCCACTAAAATTATACCAAGCAAAAGAAGCACAAAATAAAAAAACCGTAAGGTGTGTCATTCTTTCTCCTTACGGTTCAAGACTTCTACTCCCTTGCTCACTACGGTAAAAAGTATACAATATTTTTACTGTTTGTCAACTATATTTTATCTACTGCCTTAAGATTATAGTAACCTAATACTTTCACTTTGGCGCTAGATTTACTTACCAACCAATCATGGTATTTACGCATAAAGCGGTCATGGTCAGCCTTTTTGCCCCACTCGTAGACCGAAGCATACTGATTTTTAAACCCATAACGCTTCATCGTATGGTAGGCAAGAAAACCCTTGGCCTTCTTGGTATGCCTAGCCCACATTAAGCTATCTTTACGGTATTTACCAACTTCCTTAGGCACAATCTCAAATAATACACTGTGAATAAACATAATTCCTCGTTTTTTGTAATAATTCAGCTTCCAGAAATAACTGTGTCATTGCGAGGAGGGCGAAGCCCGACGAAGCAATCTTGGTTTTAGATTGCTTCGCTCGTTTCACTCGCTCGCAATGACACCTTACTGATACCTTCCAATAACTAAACTATTACCCTTTTTAAGACAAAGATTCAATTACTGAATAAGTCCTCTTTAAAATATCATCAATTTCCGCTTTAGATGTGCAAAGAGGTAAAAACAGGTAGATTATATCACCTAAGGGCCTCAAAACAAGATTGTATTTTAGCCCCCTCTTATAAACCTCTAAACCCAACCTTCTTTTAAGGCCAAAACCTTCCTTTGTTTTTTTATCCTTAACTAATTCTATTGCGCCGATAAAACCGATATACCTTACATCTCCAACTAGGTCTAAATTCCTGAATTTATCAAGTTCCCGATGAAAAAAAGGCATTAACTTTCTAGTCTTCTGTAATGTTTTTTCTTCTTTAAATATTTTTAGGCTTGCCAAACCAGCAGAGCAGGAAATCGGATTAGCAGTATAAGTATGGCCGTGGAAAAATGTCTTTCTTAATTCATAATCCCCGTAAAAAGCATCACATATTTTTTGCGTAGTCAAGGTTACAGCAAGTGGAAGATATCCTGAAGTTATGCCTTTAGAAAGACAAAGAAAATCCGCCTTGATCTCGGGCACATGTTCATAAGCAAACATTCTGCCTGTACGGCCAAAACCTACCGCCACCTCATCTAAGATAAGATGAACTTTATATTTTTTGGTTAAAGCCGCAACTTTTGCTAAATATTCTTTAGGATAAATAACCATTCCTGCTGCCCCCATCACCAGAGGCTCGATAATCAATGCACAGATTTCCTGATGTTTCTCCTTGAGCAACTTTTCCAAAGGTTTTATGCAATCAATCGCACAAGTGGCCCTCTCTTTTTTTACCGGGCAACGGTAGCAATAAGGAGACGGTACTTTATATGATGAAAACAATAGCGGAGAAAATACCGCGTTAAAAAGGTCTAGGCCACTTACACCCATTGCACCGATTGTATCTCCATGATAGCCATGATCCAAAGCAACAAACTTTGTTTTTCTTTCTTCCCCTATATTATGCCAATATTGAAATGACATTTTTAATGCCACTTCCACACTGGTTGAACCATTATCCGAAAAAAATACCCGGTTAAATTTATTTTTCGTAAGTGCGATCAGCTCGCTAGACAGTTCAATAGCCGGTTTATGGGTGAAACCGGCAAATAACACATGCTCTAAAACATCAACCTGTTTCTTAATCGCCTCTTTTATCCGCGGATGGCTATGCCCGTGGACATTACACCACCAGCTTGAAATAGTATCATAGTAAAACTTGCCCTTTGAGTCATAAAGCTTTATCCCTTTTGCCCTCTCGATTAAAACAGGCGGCAAATTAATGGCTTCCTTCATTTGAGTATAAGGATGCCAGATATATTTTAAATCGGTCTTGAGCCAATTTTTCATAAGATTATTTTCTTAGCCAGCGGTAAAAACTTTTTATATAATAGATCAACCCTCTTATTCCAAGGTAGTGTGCCCAATATTTTTTGTTTGGTAATTTTACCTATAATATCCGGATTATCTTTAAGAACCAATTTATTCTCCCCCTTACAACTGTTAAATAATATACCCAAAAAATTCATTTTTCTATTTTTTAAAACTTCCACAGTCATAAGTACCTGGTTAATTGCACCCAATTTATTTTGTGCCACTAATAATACCGGTAAACCAAGCTGTCTGGCTATATCAATCAACAAATATTTTTCATTAACTGGAACCAATGCTCCCCCTACCCCTTCGACAATCACAAAATCAAACTTTGAGGATAAGAATTTAAAGCTTTTCTTGATCTTGGCAATATTAATTTCTTTCTTTTGGGCTTTAGCGGCTAAATGCGGCGAGGCAGGTAGTTTAAATATGTATGGGCAAACACAATCAAAATGTTCCTTGATTGAGCCTTGGGATATCCCCATAATTTTTAAGTGCAAATTAATATCCGCGCTAGAACGGCTGCCTGTCTGCACCCATTTCTGAGTTATAACCCCGTAACCTTTTTCCCGCAAATATTTTGCCAATAAGCCAGTAACTATTGATTTGCCGACTCCGGTATCGGTGCCGGTAACAAATATTCCTCTCGGTAATAGTTTAGCTCGCGAAAATGTTTGTGTCATTGCGAGGAGTCCACCATTGATTCAGTGGCGGACGACGAAGCAATCTCTTTAGATTGCTTCGCCCGCCACTGTAATAATTGCTGGCTCGCAATGGCACCTAAGGATACTTCTGGAAACTGAACTGTTATCCCTTTCATCGTTTTTCTCCCTGGCAAAAAAATACCTGATAAGTAACACAAATTGCCCCAAACCTATCAAGATAAGCCTTTTCTAATTTTTCCAGAAGCGTACGGCTAAAATAAACTTTTTTGTCCAAACCATTACCCCTTATCCCTGAGTATTTTATTTTCTCCAATAAGCCTTTAAGGCTGGTAAAATTCTCTTGATAACAAACCTCATTTATCTTTACAGATTTAAGATTATCTTTAAGCATTATTTTAAGGCTAGCGCTATTACAAAAATAAGCTGAAATCACGCTGCTCTCTTTCAAAATGCTTTTTAAGGTAGTATTCAATTCACAAAAAGTTTGCGGGCCGAATGTCGAAAAATAAACCATCCCGCCTCTTTGCAGAGATTTAGCGTATCTTTGCAAAGCTTTCCCCAAATCATTTAACCACTGAAAACAGGCGTTGGAGGTAATCAGATCAAAATCCTCATCCACAGTTATCCTTTCTGCGTCGTTAACCGTAAACTCCACATCTTTATTCTTCAATTTATTTTGTGCTACGTTAATCATCTCCTCTGAAATATCCAACGCTTTAATTTTTGCTTCTTTAAACCTATCCCGCAGCATAAGTGTGTAATTGCCTGTCCCACAGCCTAACTCTAAGATCCTGGAAAAACTATTCCTTTTTAAAGAATTTATCAGCTCAAAGGCAGCTTTATTCTGCACATCAGCGTATTTATCATAAAGATGGGCATAACGGGAAAAATTGTTAGTAATGTTTAATTTATTCACAATAAAACCTCTCCCTAAAATCATTCCCTAAACAAAACAGGTGGCCTTTATCTTTAAGCAGGGTAAATTTCGCCTGCGGTAAATCAGGCTTAATCTCTAGAACCTCCTTAAGAGGAGCAATTATATCACAGCTACCGTGGAATATCCTGATATCTGCCACCCGCCTCAGGCCTTCCGGAGATAAAGCGTGGCTGGCTAAATAATCAAGCCCCCGAATGAGTCCATCGGAATTTAACTTGTCCAGATATTCTCTTAACAGATTTTTTCTAAACCAGGCCAAGCTTTGCCGATCAGCTTTAGAAAAACAATTAAGATAAAATTTATAAAGCCATGGCCGCGGATCTGTGCTAATTTCGCGTTTTACATTTTCTAGTAACTGCCGATCATAACACCTGCGTATTCCCAAAAGTATAAGTTTAGTTATCTTTTCAGGATAATCAGAAGCAAACTCAGCTGCTAAGCATCCTCCCAGCGAAACACCAAACAAAGAAACCTTGTTTATTTTGAGCTGTTCCATTTGACTTAACAGCTTACGATTAAAATCAGCAGCATATAGCTTGGTTACAAGAAGGTAATTATAATCTAATTCTAACCCGTCAAATATCCGCCAGTCAGTTGCCCAGCCGGGGATCAAAACTAAAACATCTTTAAAGCTCCGGTTACGAAATTCAAATTCTGATTTCGCAGATATCATCGATTAGTTTATTTAGAGTTTCTTGGTTATGATAATAACTCAAAGAAAACCTCAAACGCGCCTGTCCTGCGGGCACGGTAGGCGGCCTTATCGGCATAATCCAATATCCCTTCTCTTGAATTTTTTTAGCAAATTCAAGCGCCCTTAAATTATCCCCCACGATTATCGGAATAATCTGCGATGCGCCTTTAACGCAAAAACCTTCTTCTTGCAATTTATCCCGCAACATTTTAGCCCCAGACAAAAGCGTTTTACGCCTCTGCGGCTCATCCTTAATCAACTCCAGGCTGGCTAAATTACAGGCAATCACAGCAAGAGGCAAACCAGTAGAATAGATAAGACTTCTACAGGTATTCACCAAATAATCAACTATTGCTCTGGAAGTAACAAGATAGGCGCCAAAACTGGCTAAGGCCTTGCTAAATGTGCCCATAATTAAATCTATCCTCTCACTTAAACCTTGCTCTTCAACCAAACCACTCCCATTTTCTCCAAAAACCCCTGTCGCATGCGCCTCATCAACCATAATCTGGCAATTATATTTTTCCTTTAATTTGACTAATTCTTCTAGAGGCGCCATATCGCCGTCCATACTAAAAATTGATTCGGTAATAATCAGAGCGTTTTTAAAGTTAGTCCTTTCTTCCTTTAAAAGTGATTCTAGATGTTGGCAATCATTATGCTGAAAACGAAAAATTTTAGCTCTAGACAAAAGCATCCCATCAATAATACTGGCATGATTAAGACGATCGGAAAAAATACAGTCATTTTTTGTGAAAAGAGAACTGATGATGCCGACATTTGCTTGATATCCAGAATTAAAAACCAATGCTGCTTCTTTATTTTTAAATTTTGCTACTGCCTCTTCCAATTGATGAAAGATTTCCGCATCACCGCTTAATAGGCGCGAAGCGCAAGCGCCTAAGCCGAATTTATCTATTGCAACAATTGCCGCCTCTTTAAGCGCCGGATGCCCGGATAAACCAAGATAATCATTAGAAGAAAAATCTATGTATTCTTTATTTTCAAAATAGATTTTACCGCCACGCCGTAAAGATGCAGGCTTTAATTTCCTTAATAACCCTTGGCTTTGCCTCTCTTTTAAGAATTCCTCTATGCCTTCCATAATTTTTTTACTTGATCAACCAATTTAAGATCCTCTTCCACAGATCTTCCTTTAATCGTCAGATATCCACCAATGAGCATACCATTTGCTCCTGCCATAAACCCAAGAGCCTGAAAATCTTTTAATACTGATTCTCGGCCAGCAGCAATTTTTATTATTTTATCTTTCAAAATAATCCTGAAAATCGCAATAGTCTTAATTGCTTCCTCACAGGACAAAATTGGCCTCTCTCCCAACGGAGTTCCTGGTATCGAAACTAAAATATTAAGCGGAACAGAATCAACTTTGAGCTTTTTCAATATCAACGCCATCTGAATCCGGTCATCCATGGTCTCACCCATGCCAATTATGCCCCCGGAACAAACCTCTAAACCAGCACATTTGGCAGCTTTAATCGTCTTTAATCTATCTTCAAAAGTATGCGTAGAAACTATTTTTTTGAAAAACCTGGGTGAAGTTTCAATATTATGATGGTAACGTGTTAATCCAGCCTCTTTAAGTAAAGAGAACTCTCTATCCCCCATACTCCCTAGTGAAGCGCACATCTTAATTTTAATCTTCTTGGTTATTTCACGAATTGCATCTACAATCTTATAAAAATCTTCTTTTGATAATTTGTCCCCGCTGGTCACAATATCAAACCTCTCTGCTCCTATTTCTTTGGCACGCCTGGCTGCCTCCAGCATTTCAACCTTGCTTTTCAGAGGATAAGCCTCTACGCCGGTCTTATGTCTTGCAGATTGCGCGCAAAACTTACAATCTTGAGAACACATTCCCGATTTAGCGTTGAGTATATTACACAATTCAACACCATCTTTGGCAAACTGCTTGCGTATCTTATTTGCCCTTACAATAAGCTCAGGTAAAGGTAGTGTTAAAAGTTTTTTAATCTCCTTCTTCTCCATTATGCATATCCTTTCAAAAAAATCCCAACTCCATAAATTTAGTATAATCAGGAGTCGGGATATTGTCAACTCGATTCTATTTAATGGTTTACATTACCGGCAATGCATTACATCGCCGCTTGAGATCTTCTGGATAAGACCAGAATCCTTACGGATAAGCAGGCTTCCGTCATTATCGATGTTTACGGCGCATCCTTCAATATGCTTATTTTGGCAATACACCTTAACCCGGCTTCCCAAAGTAAGGCTAAAGGTGCGCCATTTATCGATTATTGCCCGGCTTCCCTTGTCTTCCAGGATAAAATAGTTATTCTCTATCCGGCGTAAAAGTTCCTGCAACAAGAGAATACGGCTGATTGGCTTTCCCTGCAACTCTTTTAATGAAGTAGCCTGGGAAATTAAAGATTTTTTATCGTTATTAACATTTAAACCAATGCCGATAACTACAAAATTAACTTTATCAACTTCGGCGTTCATTTCAGTTAGAATGCCGGCAACCTTCTTATTATGGATAAATATGTCATTTGGCCATTTAATCTGTACGTCCACTCCGCTAACATTCTTTACAGCTTCACAAATACTTACCGCACTCATTAATGTTAATACCGGAGAAACTGCCGGGAGAATCTTTGGCCTTAAAATTAAGGAAAGATATATCCCTTTGTATTTCGGAGAAAACCAGTTCCTCCCTAATCTGCCGCGCCCCTTTGTCTGAGATTCAGTCAATACCAGCGCACCATTAGGCTCCCCCCGTATACCCAACTGCATAGCTAAATCCATAGTTGAGGATAAATGATCGAAATAGTGGATTTTTTTACCGATAAATTTAGTATTAAGGTTACGGGTAATCTCTAAAGGAAAAAGCCGATCCGGGCAAGACTCAAGACGGTATCCTAAATGGGGAACAGCAACTATCTCATACCCGGAATCTTTTAACTCCTGGATATGCTTCCATAAACCCTGGCGGCTGATACCCAAGTGTTTACTGATTTGGTCTCCAGAGAGATAATCATACTCTTTATTTAAATAATCAAGTATTTTTTCTTTCATCCGGCTTTTCCCTCTTTTTTTACTTTACTTTCTTGGAAGGGTCAAGTTCATAAAGCGGGCTCATGGCGCGCAGCTTTTGCACAACTGGAGGTAATTTTTCCAAAAGATAATCGATATCACTCTCTTTAGTCCAACGTCCCAAGGTAACCCGCAGAGAACCGTGGGCAGTCTCATGATTCAGGCCGATTGCCAATAAAACATGCGAGGGTTCAAGAGAACTCGAGGTACAGGCTGAGCCGGTGGAGCAGGCAATTCCCAGCATATCCAAGCTTAAAAGCATTGACTCACCTTCTATGTATTTAATGGAAAAATTTACATTATTCGGCAGGCGCTTGGTAGGGTGGCCATTGAGCCTGACTTCCGGAATCCTTAAAGGAATCTCTTGAATAAGCTTATCGCGCAAAGCGCTTTGAAATTTAATCTCACTTTCCATCTTCTCTTGGCAAAGCGCAATTGCCGCAGCAGTACCAACTATCCCGGCAACATTATGCGTGGATGCACGCCTACCTCTCTCCTGATCTCCTCCGCGCATAAATGTCTCTAAACGTGTGCCTTTTCTAACATACAAAGCCCCTACTCCTTTTGGTCCGTAAAACTTATGAGCAGAGAGTGACAACAGGTCAACATTGAGCTCATTTACATTTATAGGAATATGCCCAAAGGTCTGTACTGCGTCAGTATGAAAACAAATCCCTTTTTCTTTGGCGATTTCTGATAATCGCGCAATCGGTTGTATTGAGCCAATTTCATTATTAGCATGCATAATGCTAACAAGTATGGTTTTATCCGTAATTGCTTTCTTTAAATCATCACAAGAGACCAAGCCATCCTTATCCACGCCAAGATAAGTGACTTTAAAACCTTTTTTTTCTAAGAATTTTGCCGGTTCGCTAATCGCATGATGCTCAATGGTAGAAGTAATAATATGATTGCCTTTTTTTTCTAATGCATACGCAATTCCTAAAAGAGCAAAATTATCTGATTCCGTACCTCCGGAAGTAAAAACAATCTCTTCCGGTTTTGCGCCGATAGAATCAGCCAGCATCTGGCGGCTGTCTTCAAGGCCCTTCTTTGCCTCCTGCCCGTAAGCATGGAGGCTAGAGGCATTACCGAATTTCTCAAAAAAATACGGCTCCATTGCCCCTAGAACCTGCGGATCAACCGGAGTAGTTGCCGCGTAATCTAGATATACCTTTTTCACCCCGCACCTTCTTTCTTATTTAATTCATTAAACCGTACGGTTTCAATAGTTGAATAGTTAGAAGGTGCGGGGTTCATTTGTTAATTACCTCATTTAAGCTACCTGTCCGATACCCTTCTAAATCCAGCGTTATATAATTATAACCTAAATCTTTTAAACGCTCAACTACCTGCTGATGCCTCTTCAACAGACGAATCATATCATTTTTATCAACTTCAATCCTGCAAAGCCCGTTATAGTGGCGCAAGCGTACTTGTTTAAAACCAAGGCCATTTAAATACTCTTCTGCCTGGTCAATACGCTTTAGCAAACCAGCAGTAATTCTAGTGCCGTACGGTATACGTGAAGCAAGACAGGCCAGGCTTGGCTTATTCCAACTAGAGAGGCCTAATTTTTTGCTCGCATTCCGGATATCTTTTTTGCTAAAACCTACCTGCGCTAAAGGTGATTCTACTTTAAGCTCTTCCTTAGCAACGTTTCCCGGACGGTAATCTAATTTATCCGAAAGGTTACTTGCATCCAAGACAAAATTTAATTTATGCTCTTTGGCAATCTTGATTAATTTTGTAAAGAGCTCTTTTTTACAGAAATAGCAACGTTTAGCCGGATTAGCAGAGAATCTTTTATTGCTTAGTTCAGCTGTTCTGATTATTTTAAGCCTTACCCCTATCTCCTTAGCTAATATCCTGGCCTTTTCAAGCTCTGCCTTAGGATAAGTGGCCGAGACTGCCGTAACTGCCAGAAGTTTTTCAGACTTAAGTACAGAAGAACAAATTTTGAGCAAAAACGCGCTATCCTGGCCTCCGGAGAATGCCACCAAACAAGATTTATACCCGTAAATTTTGCGTTTAAGGCGGGCAAGTTTATCCTGAAGAATCATTATAAAATTTATTCTACCTATAGAGCAATAACTTCTTTTATTTCGGGAACTTCCTGCCTCAGGATTCTTTCAATCCCCATCTTCAAAGTCATCGAACTCATCGGGCAACATCCGCAGCTTCCTTTTAATTTTAACTTGACAACACCGTCGGCTGTTACATCGACTAATTCAACATCACCACCATCTGCAGCT belongs to Candidatus Omnitrophota bacterium and includes:
- a CDS encoding NifU family protein — its product is MREKIEKALDKVRPMLAADGGDVELVDVTADGVVKLKLKGSCGCCPMSSMTLKMGIERILRQEVPEIKEVIAL